The Sphaeramia orbicularis chromosome 16, fSphaOr1.1, whole genome shotgun sequence genome window below encodes:
- the nop2 gene encoding 28S rRNA (cytosine(4447)-C(5))-methyltransferase isoform X3 yields MLLRNNPKKGFTDENSKWLKPAKRKRKLDEPESEDDSDEHWEEEDEEEEDQEQQLQKRGGKDQGKKNMEKLGIEEEEDNDDDDDDDDDDDDNDDDDEMVDDYGTKDDGSGEEAEEESDGEELLPIERAAKKEKKLKKTMALDEDDDDEEDDDDDDDDDEDAKASDSDMDEQDTVQANIDEMDTFRLPGAEEREKEGLLPLDLKTIHQRIKDNVDVLCNFSTKREPGKDRSDYLSLLKKDLCTYYSYNTFLIQKLMDLFPLSELVDFLEANEIHRPVTIRTNTLKTRRRDLAQALINRGVNLDPLGKWSKVGLVIYDSSVPIGATPEYLAGHYMLQGASSFLPVMALSPQEGESVLDMSSAPGGKTTYIAQLMRNTGVIVANDANAERLKSVVGNIHRLGVTNTVVCNYDGRQFPKVMGGFDRVLLDAPCSGTGVIAKDPAVKTSKDEADIQRSAHLQKELILSAIDSVNADSPSGGYLIYCTCSIMVEENEWVVDYALKKRNVKLVPTGLDFGNEGFTRFKERRFHPTLRLTRRFYPHSHNMDGFFVAKLKKFSNIIPTVPAEKEEENKETPEATTVSESPDEKPTKSDKTKNIVPKKAGSTQANVQANGTSAKKTADTKPKGKKDIPAGPKKAKIPKMDGKTKKGSEAKKPAVKTADDTKPLKAEKKEGSRFEKKQGKKRKTPREAKNRMGKNKFRKLKHMLQKQERE; encoded by the exons ATGTTGCTGAGGAACAACCCAA aaaaaggGTTCACTGATGAGAACAGTAAATGGTTGAAACCAGCAAAGAGGAAGCGAAAACTTGATGAACCTGAAAGTGAAGATGACAGTGATGAGCACTGGGAGGAGGAAGACGAAGAGGAAGAAGACCAAGAACAGCAACTGCAGAAAAGGGGAGGAAAAGACCAGGGaaagaaaaatatggaaaaattaggaattgaagaagaagaggataatgatgatgatgacgacgatgatgatgacgacgacgacaatgacgatgatgatgaaatgGTTGACGATTATGGCACAAAGGATGACGGCAGTggggaagaagcagaagaagaaagtGATGGGGAGGAA CTGCTTCCTATCGAGCGTGCagccaaaaaagagaaaaagcttaaaaaaactatggctcttgatgaagacgacgacgatgaagaagacgacgatgacgatgatgatgatgatgaagatgcaaAGGCATCAGATTCAGATATGGATGAGCAAGACACAGTACAAGCTAATATAGATGAAATGGACACATTTAGGCTTCCTGGAGCagaggagagggagaaggagg GTCTCTTGCCTTTAGACCTGAAGACTATTCATCAAAGAATTAAGGACAACGTTGATGTTCTCTGCAACTTCTCAACAAAAAGGGAACCAGGAAAAGACCGATCAGATTATCTCTCCCTTCTGAAGAAGGATCTCTGCACTTATTACAGCTACAACACCTTCTTAATCCAGAAATTGATGGACCTCTTCCCTCTGTCAGAG TTGGTTGATTTCCTTGAAGCTAATGAAATTCACAGACCAGTCACTATTCGAACCAACACCTTGAAAACAAGAAGGCGAGACCTTGCACAG GCCTTGATCAACAGAGGAGTGAATCTTGATCCTCTGGGTAAATGGTCTAAAGTTGGTTTGGTCATCTACGACTCTTCTGTACCTATAG GTGCAACCCCAGAGTATTTAGCTGGTCACTACATGCTGCAAGGAGCCTCCAGCTTTCTGCCAGTCATGGCGCTTTCTCCACAGGAAGGGGAGTCTGTGTTGGACATGAGCTCAGCTCCAGGAGGCAAGACCACCTACATAG CTCAGCTGATGAGAAACACAGGAGTTATTGTGGCCAATGATGCAAATGCTGAGAGACTGAAGAGTGTCGTGGGCAACATCCACCGTCTGGGTGTCACTAACACAGTGGTCTGCAACTACGATGGCAGGCAGTTCCCAAAG GTAATGGGTGGGTTTGACAGAGTCCTGCTTGACGCCCCTTGTTCAGGCACAGGAGTCATTGCTAAAGATCCAGCTGTAAAGACCAGTAag GATGAGGCAGACATCCAGCGCTCTGCTCACCTGCAGAAGGAACTGATTCTGTCCGCTATCGACTCTGTCAATGCAGATTCCCCTTCAGGGGGATACCTGATCTACTGTACCTGCTCAATTATG GTGGAGGAGAATGAATGGGTGGTTGACTACGCCTTAAAGAAAAGAAATGTCAAGTTAGTCCCTACTGGACTTGACTTTGGCAATGAAGGCTTCACCAG GTTTAAAGAACGGAGATTTCATCCTACATTGCGCCTCACACGGCGGTTTTATCCTCATTCTCACAATATGGATGGTTTTTTTGTGGCCAAACTGAAGAAATTCTCCAATATAATTCCCACTGTACCTGCAGAAAAAG AAGAGGAAAATAAAGAGACTCCTGAGGCAACAACAGTGTCCGAGTCTCCTGATGAGAAACCCACCAAAAGTGACAAGACCAAGAACATTGTCCCCAAGAAGGCAGGCAGCACACAGGCAAACGTCCAAGCCAACGGAACATCAGCCAAGAAAACTGCTGACACAAAGCCGAAAGGCAAAAAGGACATACCTGCCGGACCAAAAAAAGCAAAGATCCCCAAGATGGATGGCAAAACTAAGAAGGGGTCAGAGGCTAAAAAGCCTGCAGTGAAGACAGCTGATGACACAAAACCGCTAAAAGCTGAGAAAAAGGAAGGGAGCAGATTTGAGAAAAAGCAGGGTAAAAAGAGAAAGACACCCAGGGAGGCGAAGAACAGAATGGGAAAGAATAAATTCAGAAAGTTGAAGCACATGTTGCAGAAACAGGAGAGGGAGTGA
- the nop2 gene encoding 28S rRNA (cytosine(4447)-C(5))-methyltransferase isoform X1, which produces MGRKLDPANKVKRGPGRKAKKQQGAETELAKFFTEEDTGPKRLSSRAKKRAAKRNQKPKDVAEEQPKKGFTDENSKWLKPAKRKRKLDEPESEDDSDEHWEEEDEEEEDQEQQLQKRGGKDQGKKNMEKLGIEEEEDNDDDDDDDDDDDDNDDDDEMVDDYGTKDDGSGEEAEEESDGEELLPIERAAKKEKKLKKTMALDEDDDDEEDDDDDDDDDEDAKASDSDMDEQDTVQANIDEMDTFRLPGAEEREKEGLLPLDLKTIHQRIKDNVDVLCNFSTKREPGKDRSDYLSLLKKDLCTYYSYNTFLIQKLMDLFPLSELVDFLEANEIHRPVTIRTNTLKTRRRDLAQALINRGVNLDPLGKWSKVGLVIYDSSVPIGATPEYLAGHYMLQGASSFLPVMALSPQEGESVLDMSSAPGGKTTYIAQLMRNTGVIVANDANAERLKSVVGNIHRLGVTNTVVCNYDGRQFPKVMGGFDRVLLDAPCSGTGVIAKDPAVKTSKDEADIQRSAHLQKELILSAIDSVNADSPSGGYLIYCTCSIMVEENEWVVDYALKKRNVKLVPTGLDFGNEGFTRFKERRFHPTLRLTRRFYPHSHNMDGFFVAKLKKFSNIIPTVPAEKEEENKETPEATTVSESPDEKPTKSDKTKNIVPKKAGSTQANVQANGTSAKKTADTKPKGKKDIPAGPKKAKIPKMDGKTKKGSEAKKPAVKTADDTKPLKAEKKEGSRFEKKQGKKRKTPREAKNRMGKNKFRKLKHMLQKQERE; this is translated from the exons agGACACTGGACCAAAACGACTGTCAAGCAGAGCTAAGAAAAG AGCTGCAAAAAGAAATCAAAAACCTAAAGATGTTGCTGAGGAACAACCCAAAAAAG gGTTCACTGATGAGAACAGTAAATGGTTGAAACCAGCAAAGAGGAAGCGAAAACTTGATGAACCTGAAAGTGAAGATGACAGTGATGAGCACTGGGAGGAGGAAGACGAAGAGGAAGAAGACCAAGAACAGCAACTGCAGAAAAGGGGAGGAAAAGACCAGGGaaagaaaaatatggaaaaattaggaattgaagaagaagaggataatgatgatgatgacgacgatgatgatgacgacgacgacaatgacgatgatgatgaaatgGTTGACGATTATGGCACAAAGGATGACGGCAGTggggaagaagcagaagaagaaagtGATGGGGAGGAA CTGCTTCCTATCGAGCGTGCagccaaaaaagagaaaaagcttaaaaaaactatggctcttgatgaagacgacgacgatgaagaagacgacgatgacgatgatgatgatgatgaagatgcaaAGGCATCAGATTCAGATATGGATGAGCAAGACACAGTACAAGCTAATATAGATGAAATGGACACATTTAGGCTTCCTGGAGCagaggagagggagaaggagg GTCTCTTGCCTTTAGACCTGAAGACTATTCATCAAAGAATTAAGGACAACGTTGATGTTCTCTGCAACTTCTCAACAAAAAGGGAACCAGGAAAAGACCGATCAGATTATCTCTCCCTTCTGAAGAAGGATCTCTGCACTTATTACAGCTACAACACCTTCTTAATCCAGAAATTGATGGACCTCTTCCCTCTGTCAGAG TTGGTTGATTTCCTTGAAGCTAATGAAATTCACAGACCAGTCACTATTCGAACCAACACCTTGAAAACAAGAAGGCGAGACCTTGCACAG GCCTTGATCAACAGAGGAGTGAATCTTGATCCTCTGGGTAAATGGTCTAAAGTTGGTTTGGTCATCTACGACTCTTCTGTACCTATAG GTGCAACCCCAGAGTATTTAGCTGGTCACTACATGCTGCAAGGAGCCTCCAGCTTTCTGCCAGTCATGGCGCTTTCTCCACAGGAAGGGGAGTCTGTGTTGGACATGAGCTCAGCTCCAGGAGGCAAGACCACCTACATAG CTCAGCTGATGAGAAACACAGGAGTTATTGTGGCCAATGATGCAAATGCTGAGAGACTGAAGAGTGTCGTGGGCAACATCCACCGTCTGGGTGTCACTAACACAGTGGTCTGCAACTACGATGGCAGGCAGTTCCCAAAG GTAATGGGTGGGTTTGACAGAGTCCTGCTTGACGCCCCTTGTTCAGGCACAGGAGTCATTGCTAAAGATCCAGCTGTAAAGACCAGTAag GATGAGGCAGACATCCAGCGCTCTGCTCACCTGCAGAAGGAACTGATTCTGTCCGCTATCGACTCTGTCAATGCAGATTCCCCTTCAGGGGGATACCTGATCTACTGTACCTGCTCAATTATG GTGGAGGAGAATGAATGGGTGGTTGACTACGCCTTAAAGAAAAGAAATGTCAAGTTAGTCCCTACTGGACTTGACTTTGGCAATGAAGGCTTCACCAG GTTTAAAGAACGGAGATTTCATCCTACATTGCGCCTCACACGGCGGTTTTATCCTCATTCTCACAATATGGATGGTTTTTTTGTGGCCAAACTGAAGAAATTCTCCAATATAATTCCCACTGTACCTGCAGAAAAAG AAGAGGAAAATAAAGAGACTCCTGAGGCAACAACAGTGTCCGAGTCTCCTGATGAGAAACCCACCAAAAGTGACAAGACCAAGAACATTGTCCCCAAGAAGGCAGGCAGCACACAGGCAAACGTCCAAGCCAACGGAACATCAGCCAAGAAAACTGCTGACACAAAGCCGAAAGGCAAAAAGGACATACCTGCCGGACCAAAAAAAGCAAAGATCCCCAAGATGGATGGCAAAACTAAGAAGGGGTCAGAGGCTAAAAAGCCTGCAGTGAAGACAGCTGATGACACAAAACCGCTAAAAGCTGAGAAAAAGGAAGGGAGCAGATTTGAGAAAAAGCAGGGTAAAAAGAGAAAGACACCCAGGGAGGCGAAGAACAGAATGGGAAAGAATAAATTCAGAAAGTTGAAGCACATGTTGCAGAAACAGGAGAGGGAGTGA
- the nop2 gene encoding 28S rRNA (cytosine(4447)-C(5))-methyltransferase isoform X2, translating to MGRKLDPANKVKRGPGRKAKKQQGAETELAKFFTEEDTGPKRLSSRAKKRAAKRNQKPKDVAEEQPKKGFTDENSKWLKPAKRKRKLDEPESEDDSDEHWEEEDEEEEDQEQQLQKRGGKDQGKKNMEKLGIEEEEDNDDDDEMVDDYGTKDDGSGEEAEEESDGEELLPIERAAKKEKKLKKTMALDEDDDDEEDDDDDDDDDEDAKASDSDMDEQDTVQANIDEMDTFRLPGAEEREKEGLLPLDLKTIHQRIKDNVDVLCNFSTKREPGKDRSDYLSLLKKDLCTYYSYNTFLIQKLMDLFPLSELVDFLEANEIHRPVTIRTNTLKTRRRDLAQALINRGVNLDPLGKWSKVGLVIYDSSVPIGATPEYLAGHYMLQGASSFLPVMALSPQEGESVLDMSSAPGGKTTYIAQLMRNTGVIVANDANAERLKSVVGNIHRLGVTNTVVCNYDGRQFPKVMGGFDRVLLDAPCSGTGVIAKDPAVKTSKDEADIQRSAHLQKELILSAIDSVNADSPSGGYLIYCTCSIMVEENEWVVDYALKKRNVKLVPTGLDFGNEGFTRFKERRFHPTLRLTRRFYPHSHNMDGFFVAKLKKFSNIIPTVPAEKEEENKETPEATTVSESPDEKPTKSDKTKNIVPKKAGSTQANVQANGTSAKKTADTKPKGKKDIPAGPKKAKIPKMDGKTKKGSEAKKPAVKTADDTKPLKAEKKEGSRFEKKQGKKRKTPREAKNRMGKNKFRKLKHMLQKQERE from the exons agGACACTGGACCAAAACGACTGTCAAGCAGAGCTAAGAAAAG AGCTGCAAAAAGAAATCAAAAACCTAAAGATGTTGCTGAGGAACAACCCAAAAAAG gGTTCACTGATGAGAACAGTAAATGGTTGAAACCAGCAAAGAGGAAGCGAAAACTTGATGAACCTGAAAGTGAAGATGACAGTGATGAGCACTGGGAGGAGGAAGACGAAGAGGAAGAAGACCAAGAACAGCAACTGCAGAAAAGGGGAGGAAAAGACCAGGGaaagaaaaatatggaaaaattaggaattgaagaagaagaggat aatgacgatgatgatgaaatgGTTGACGATTATGGCACAAAGGATGACGGCAGTggggaagaagcagaagaagaaagtGATGGGGAGGAA CTGCTTCCTATCGAGCGTGCagccaaaaaagagaaaaagcttaaaaaaactatggctcttgatgaagacgacgacgatgaagaagacgacgatgacgatgatgatgatgatgaagatgcaaAGGCATCAGATTCAGATATGGATGAGCAAGACACAGTACAAGCTAATATAGATGAAATGGACACATTTAGGCTTCCTGGAGCagaggagagggagaaggagg GTCTCTTGCCTTTAGACCTGAAGACTATTCATCAAAGAATTAAGGACAACGTTGATGTTCTCTGCAACTTCTCAACAAAAAGGGAACCAGGAAAAGACCGATCAGATTATCTCTCCCTTCTGAAGAAGGATCTCTGCACTTATTACAGCTACAACACCTTCTTAATCCAGAAATTGATGGACCTCTTCCCTCTGTCAGAG TTGGTTGATTTCCTTGAAGCTAATGAAATTCACAGACCAGTCACTATTCGAACCAACACCTTGAAAACAAGAAGGCGAGACCTTGCACAG GCCTTGATCAACAGAGGAGTGAATCTTGATCCTCTGGGTAAATGGTCTAAAGTTGGTTTGGTCATCTACGACTCTTCTGTACCTATAG GTGCAACCCCAGAGTATTTAGCTGGTCACTACATGCTGCAAGGAGCCTCCAGCTTTCTGCCAGTCATGGCGCTTTCTCCACAGGAAGGGGAGTCTGTGTTGGACATGAGCTCAGCTCCAGGAGGCAAGACCACCTACATAG CTCAGCTGATGAGAAACACAGGAGTTATTGTGGCCAATGATGCAAATGCTGAGAGACTGAAGAGTGTCGTGGGCAACATCCACCGTCTGGGTGTCACTAACACAGTGGTCTGCAACTACGATGGCAGGCAGTTCCCAAAG GTAATGGGTGGGTTTGACAGAGTCCTGCTTGACGCCCCTTGTTCAGGCACAGGAGTCATTGCTAAAGATCCAGCTGTAAAGACCAGTAag GATGAGGCAGACATCCAGCGCTCTGCTCACCTGCAGAAGGAACTGATTCTGTCCGCTATCGACTCTGTCAATGCAGATTCCCCTTCAGGGGGATACCTGATCTACTGTACCTGCTCAATTATG GTGGAGGAGAATGAATGGGTGGTTGACTACGCCTTAAAGAAAAGAAATGTCAAGTTAGTCCCTACTGGACTTGACTTTGGCAATGAAGGCTTCACCAG GTTTAAAGAACGGAGATTTCATCCTACATTGCGCCTCACACGGCGGTTTTATCCTCATTCTCACAATATGGATGGTTTTTTTGTGGCCAAACTGAAGAAATTCTCCAATATAATTCCCACTGTACCTGCAGAAAAAG AAGAGGAAAATAAAGAGACTCCTGAGGCAACAACAGTGTCCGAGTCTCCTGATGAGAAACCCACCAAAAGTGACAAGACCAAGAACATTGTCCCCAAGAAGGCAGGCAGCACACAGGCAAACGTCCAAGCCAACGGAACATCAGCCAAGAAAACTGCTGACACAAAGCCGAAAGGCAAAAAGGACATACCTGCCGGACCAAAAAAAGCAAAGATCCCCAAGATGGATGGCAAAACTAAGAAGGGGTCAGAGGCTAAAAAGCCTGCAGTGAAGACAGCTGATGACACAAAACCGCTAAAAGCTGAGAAAAAGGAAGGGAGCAGATTTGAGAAAAAGCAGGGTAAAAAGAGAAAGACACCCAGGGAGGCGAAGAACAGAATGGGAAAGAATAAATTCAGAAAGTTGAAGCACATGTTGCAGAAACAGGAGAGGGAGTGA